A region from the Halobacillus mangrovi genome encodes:
- a CDS encoding YesL family protein has translation MKGTGNVIYLVCDWLMRLAILNVLWIAFTLMGGGVFGIFPASAACVALLKEWIADRRPAPVAFYWKVYKRTFLQANVVFLSTFVLLILLGFNIYTSLQFTGAWFYLFFSGTVFLGGGVLMTATLSFIPLSHGKKAKEALKYALHLLLLYPGRLLTFFAGFALLLVCIRFIPGILPLYSVNIILMLTVLLFPFKQEAQKPV, from the coding sequence ATGAAAGGTACAGGCAACGTCATTTACCTTGTATGTGACTGGTTGATGCGGCTTGCGATTTTAAATGTATTGTGGATCGCTTTTACACTTATGGGTGGCGGAGTTTTCGGTATCTTTCCTGCTTCTGCTGCCTGTGTAGCTTTATTGAAAGAATGGATAGCTGATCGGCGTCCTGCTCCGGTAGCATTTTATTGGAAGGTCTATAAACGAACCTTTCTTCAAGCGAATGTCGTGTTCCTAAGTACATTTGTTTTACTGATTCTTTTAGGTTTCAACATCTATACGAGTCTGCAATTCACAGGGGCATGGTTCTACCTTTTTTTCAGCGGTACCGTATTTTTGGGCGGAGGGGTATTGATGACAGCAACTTTATCGTTCATCCCTCTAAGTCATGGAAAGAAGGCAAAAGAAGCTTTAAAATACGCCCTTCATCTTCTTTTGCTTTACCCTGGTCGTCTTCTTACTTTTTTCGCCGGGTTTGCCCTGCTTCTAGTGTGTATTCGGTTCATACCCGGCATTCTGCCGTTGTATTCCGTAAATATCATTCTTATGTTAACTGTCCTTTTGTTTCCTTTTAAGCAAGAGGCCCAAAAGCCCGTCTGA
- a CDS encoding GH32 C-terminal domain-containing protein, with protein sequence MRSVIWRSTTVLTIAILIMALFPTYTMAEEGAQESQETSPDQYRSQFHYSPSENWMNDPNGMVYYDGEYHLFYQYNPTGNQWGPMYWGHAVSKDLINWEELPIALYPDEKGFIWSGSVVVDKQNTTGFQTGDQAPMVAVFTHEKAGHQTQSLAYSNDKGRTWTKYEGNPVIEMPEDTDIFRDPKVFRHEGTGQWNMVVSAGQSIEIYQSNNLKDWQHMDTFERPADATGVWECPDLVELPIDGEGNEKKWALMMSVSEGSAAGGSGMEYVVGDFDGKSFTTEMKPLPLDYGADMYAGVTWNNLPKEDGRTVLLGWMNNWKYGQDIPTQNFRGAMSIPRELNLRTAADGTYQLKQQPVAEFEQLKGEIVERKDEMVKEGSQKLGDRVNDLLEITASFDIDQTTADSFGFTLTNENDQATTIVYDTKEEKLAVDRTSSGESGFSTDFAAVHEAPLKVEDGKIQMRILLDRSSVEVFGNEGTTVLTDQIFRDVSSSTLEMFSNGGEAYLSQLNVTDLNKANVEPMKMTVPDDVPNTLENGDFETGDLTGWTARGSAFTHGVSQTETYWDGKPFEQEGNYHLWGFSEDVSDSDFRTGTLQSSPFQLSGKGQVEFLIGGGQDKERLYVSLVRASDGRELFKATGANDEKYRRVSWDASAYLGETLYLKVVDYHNDGFGHINVDDFQVFTEGESVEDELENGDFETGDLTGWTVVEGGAFSHADVTNDTDWGWGGPFNHQGDYHLWGAKNGGDGQTGVLRSSSFILSGKGTISYLIGGGNDPDHLYVALVRASDDQELMKATNNEWNDSEEYSKVVWDASEYLGEEVYLKVVDSSTEGWGHINVDDFQVKQTGPLAHWSFDEQEGKVTKEEVSGQTDPVQYVFNDAVYKASSDPLWRPGLVGNALLFDGYSTWVTHAADQFIQPKDALTIEGWVAPRAYEWGDLNQISAIVNQHNKSKGEGFILGMGRHGKLSFQAGINGDWQEVSTMPDQGLRKDQWSHVAATFDRNDQSMRLYLNGELVGKTETTNGSITSSSENLLIGKHNQAALINGVFDANMFNGLMDELKISNEAKSAEQIQQDYQSMVDNFADNTLPEPALDWDRTRYDGDQHRPQYHFMPPEHWMNEPHAPIYYNGKYHIFYQKNPQGPYWHHIHWGHAVSEDLVHWEELPTALSPEAGSVAPDGVWSGSATLDENGEPVLFFTAGDDSKFPNQMTGLAVSEDPSDPELKEWRMLDEPVTVQEEHLPAEAGEVMYGQFRDPFVWKDGDTWYQLMGSGIDQVGGTALLYSSKDLENWTYEKPFFTGDSEAYPKTGDVWELPVFLPLGKDESGTEKYAFFINPWFDGYSPHNVKYTFYWVGTWDKEDLEFVPDHEEPKMFDYGEHFTGPSGMVDEDGTPILFSIAQDKRSEQEHYDAGWAHNAGLPVALSLRNNNDLGLQPIEELESLRGDSLVSFENKGLEEANEMIQDVEGDMLEIILDIAPNQADKVGVKVRQSENGEEETLVYYDATKETFAIDRNQSSLDPDVSKGVQGGELKLNGDRWQLHLYLDRSMVEAYANGQKSITSRVYPTSYEALGIELWSEGGDPEIVSMDVWKMNSAFGETTPVYEKETETVPPHGELKNHDFQTGDLTGWNIVEGNAFSDEHVTAKEDWGWGGPFDQAEDQIDPERYHLWGFLDSSGGDAATGILESQAFELGGNGKIDFLIGGGNNTDQLSVSLVRDSDGKVLKKATGRNQETYRRVNWDASEYVGENLLIRITDKAEGGWGHLNVDDVNVPVALSEEEKLLRQLKGMELQTGKDLDEKIELYHEAEEEIEEKEKAFTSIKNELIGFLEKKLELNKKKYTLSSIQLHFFVQYAIEETGANQPSDAGKVQDYVMKRVNKHATGKEVRGVTEKYLK encoded by the coding sequence TTGAGAAGTGTTATCTGGCGATCCACCACCGTTTTGACGATTGCCATATTAATAATGGCTTTGTTTCCGACCTATACGATGGCTGAGGAGGGTGCCCAAGAGAGCCAAGAAACTTCGCCTGATCAATACCGTTCCCAATTTCATTATTCACCATCCGAAAATTGGATGAATGACCCGAATGGAATGGTCTATTATGATGGGGAATATCATTTATTCTATCAGTATAATCCAACAGGGAATCAATGGGGACCGATGTACTGGGGGCATGCGGTGAGCAAAGACTTAATCAATTGGGAAGAACTCCCTATCGCGTTGTATCCGGATGAAAAAGGGTTTATCTGGTCAGGAAGCGTAGTTGTAGATAAACAGAATACCACTGGGTTCCAAACAGGTGACCAAGCGCCTATGGTCGCTGTCTTCACTCATGAAAAAGCGGGCCACCAAACTCAAAGTCTAGCCTACAGCAATGATAAAGGACGAACGTGGACGAAGTATGAAGGAAATCCGGTCATTGAAATGCCGGAAGATACGGATATTTTTAGGGATCCGAAAGTATTCAGGCATGAAGGAACGGGTCAATGGAACATGGTTGTGTCAGCCGGACAGAGTATCGAAATTTATCAGTCTAATAATCTTAAAGATTGGCAGCATATGGACACCTTTGAGCGTCCGGCAGATGCTACAGGGGTTTGGGAGTGCCCGGACCTTGTAGAACTACCGATAGACGGAGAAGGAAACGAAAAGAAGTGGGCACTTATGATGAGTGTGAGTGAGGGATCTGCTGCCGGAGGTTCTGGCATGGAGTACGTAGTGGGAGATTTTGACGGGAAATCGTTCACTACAGAAATGAAACCGCTTCCTTTGGATTATGGGGCAGATATGTATGCCGGAGTAACATGGAACAACCTGCCGAAAGAAGATGGACGTACAGTTCTGCTTGGATGGATGAATAACTGGAAGTATGGGCAGGATATTCCAACACAAAACTTCCGTGGAGCTATGTCCATTCCGCGGGAATTGAATCTTCGCACAGCAGCAGATGGAACATACCAGCTGAAACAGCAGCCCGTAGCTGAATTCGAACAACTAAAAGGAGAAATCGTAGAACGAAAAGATGAAATGGTGAAAGAAGGAAGTCAGAAGCTCGGCGATCGTGTCAATGACCTGCTTGAAATAACAGCTTCTTTTGATATCGACCAGACCACTGCTGATTCCTTTGGGTTTACGTTGACGAATGAAAACGATCAAGCGACGACGATTGTGTATGACACAAAAGAGGAGAAGTTGGCTGTTGACCGTACTTCATCGGGAGAAAGTGGCTTTTCAACCGATTTTGCAGCCGTTCATGAAGCTCCATTAAAAGTGGAGGACGGTAAAATTCAAATGAGAATACTTTTGGATCGGTCTTCTGTGGAAGTGTTTGGGAATGAAGGGACGACCGTTCTGACCGATCAGATATTCAGAGATGTATCCTCTTCCACGCTGGAAATGTTCAGTAATGGAGGAGAGGCGTATCTCAGTCAGCTGAACGTAACGGATTTGAACAAGGCGAACGTGGAACCTATGAAAATGACTGTTCCTGACGACGTTCCTAACACCTTGGAAAATGGGGATTTTGAAACGGGAGATTTAACAGGATGGACGGCGAGAGGAAGTGCCTTTACACACGGGGTTTCTCAAACGGAAACGTATTGGGACGGAAAACCTTTTGAACAGGAAGGAAACTACCACCTTTGGGGTTTTTCAGAAGATGTTAGTGATTCGGATTTTCGAACAGGGACGCTTCAATCTAGTCCTTTTCAATTAAGCGGAAAAGGGCAAGTGGAATTTCTTATCGGTGGTGGGCAGGATAAGGAACGCTTATATGTAAGCCTTGTCCGAGCCTCAGACGGGAGAGAACTTTTCAAAGCTACAGGAGCGAACGACGAGAAGTACCGGCGTGTTTCCTGGGATGCCAGTGCTTATCTTGGGGAAACGCTTTACTTAAAAGTAGTTGATTACCATAATGATGGATTTGGCCATATTAACGTCGACGATTTTCAAGTGTTTACAGAAGGAGAGTCGGTAGAAGATGAACTCGAGAACGGTGACTTTGAAACGGGTGATTTGACAGGATGGACCGTCGTTGAGGGAGGTGCTTTCAGCCATGCTGACGTAACCAATGATACGGATTGGGGCTGGGGAGGACCGTTCAATCATCAGGGGGATTACCATCTGTGGGGCGCTAAGAACGGGGGCGACGGGCAAACCGGCGTTCTGCGTTCATCTTCCTTTATCTTATCTGGAAAAGGGACGATCTCTTATTTGATTGGTGGAGGGAATGACCCTGATCACTTGTATGTAGCCCTGGTGAGGGCGTCCGATGATCAAGAATTGATGAAGGCAACCAATAACGAATGGAACGACTCCGAAGAGTATTCGAAAGTCGTTTGGGATGCTTCAGAGTACTTAGGTGAAGAAGTTTATCTGAAAGTCGTTGACAGCTCTACGGAAGGATGGGGACATATAAATGTGGATGACTTCCAAGTGAAGCAAACCGGTCCGCTTGCTCATTGGTCGTTTGATGAACAAGAAGGAAAGGTTACGAAAGAGGAAGTCAGCGGACAAACCGATCCGGTGCAATACGTGTTTAATGACGCGGTGTATAAAGCCTCATCCGATCCATTATGGCGGCCAGGGTTGGTAGGAAACGCCTTATTATTTGATGGATATTCCACATGGGTGACGCATGCGGCTGATCAATTTATTCAGCCAAAAGATGCCCTTACGATAGAAGGATGGGTAGCCCCGCGAGCGTATGAGTGGGGAGATCTTAATCAAATATCAGCGATCGTCAACCAGCATAACAAATCAAAAGGCGAAGGGTTTATTTTAGGAATGGGCCGCCACGGAAAACTTTCCTTCCAGGCAGGTATTAATGGTGATTGGCAAGAGGTTTCCACAATGCCTGATCAAGGGTTGAGAAAGGATCAGTGGTCTCATGTAGCGGCCACTTTTGATCGGAACGACCAATCGATGAGACTTTACTTAAATGGAGAACTGGTAGGCAAGACAGAAACAACCAATGGAAGTATAACATCGTCCAGCGAAAATCTATTGATTGGCAAACATAACCAGGCTGCTCTTATTAATGGGGTGTTTGATGCCAATATGTTCAATGGGTTGATGGATGAATTAAAAATATCAAATGAAGCGAAGTCAGCAGAACAAATTCAGCAGGATTATCAGTCTATGGTAGATAACTTTGCCGATAACACTCTACCTGAACCAGCACTGGACTGGGACCGCACGCGTTACGATGGCGATCAGCATAGACCACAATATCATTTTATGCCTCCGGAACATTGGATGAACGAACCTCACGCACCGATTTATTATAATGGAAAATATCACATCTTCTATCAAAAGAATCCACAAGGACCGTATTGGCACCATATTCATTGGGGACATGCGGTGAGTGAAGATCTTGTACATTGGGAGGAGCTTCCTACAGCTCTGTCACCTGAGGCAGGCTCGGTGGCTCCAGACGGGGTATGGTCGGGCAGTGCAACCCTCGATGAAAATGGAGAGCCTGTACTATTTTTCACGGCAGGGGATGACAGTAAATTCCCGAATCAAATGACTGGGCTTGCGGTTAGTGAGGACCCAAGTGACCCTGAATTGAAGGAATGGCGCATGCTTGATGAGCCAGTAACTGTTCAGGAAGAACACCTTCCGGCAGAAGCGGGTGAAGTGATGTACGGCCAGTTCCGCGATCCATTTGTATGGAAAGACGGAGACACCTGGTATCAGCTTATGGGATCAGGAATTGATCAAGTTGGTGGAACAGCGCTGTTATATTCTTCGAAGGATTTGGAAAACTGGACCTACGAGAAACCATTCTTTACCGGAGATTCAGAAGCCTATCCTAAAACGGGAGATGTATGGGAACTACCAGTATTTCTTCCGCTTGGAAAAGATGAATCCGGAACCGAAAAATATGCGTTCTTTATTAATCCATGGTTCGATGGATATAGTCCGCATAATGTCAAATACACCTTCTACTGGGTAGGTACATGGGATAAGGAAGACTTAGAGTTTGTACCTGATCATGAAGAACCGAAAATGTTTGACTATGGCGAGCATTTCACAGGTCCTAGCGGCATGGTTGATGAAGACGGCACCCCGATTTTATTCAGCATTGCTCAAGATAAACGAAGTGAGCAGGAACACTATGACGCAGGCTGGGCGCATAATGCCGGACTACCTGTGGCACTTTCTTTAAGAAACAATAATGATCTTGGATTGCAACCCATTGAGGAACTGGAATCTTTAAGAGGGGATTCATTGGTATCCTTTGAAAATAAAGGATTGGAAGAAGCGAATGAAATGATTCAGGATGTGGAAGGCGACATGCTTGAAATTATCTTAGACATTGCTCCGAATCAAGCGGATAAAGTAGGTGTTAAAGTGCGTCAGAGTGAAAATGGAGAAGAAGAAACGCTGGTGTATTACGATGCCACGAAAGAAACGTTTGCGATTGACCGAAATCAGTCCAGCCTGGACCCTGATGTGAGTAAAGGGGTGCAAGGTGGAGAATTGAAATTGAACGGAGACCGTTGGCAACTTCATCTCTATTTGGATCGTTCGATGGTTGAAGCCTATGCGAATGGACAGAAGAGCATCACTTCCCGAGTTTATCCTACAAGTTATGAAGCTCTTGGAATAGAGCTGTGGAGTGAGGGAGGCGATCCAGAGATTGTTTCAATGGATGTCTGGAAAATGAACAGTGCCTTTGGTGAGACCACCCCTGTTTATGAAAAAGAAACAGAAACGGTCCCGCCTCATGGTGAGCTAAAAAATCATGATTTTCAAACCGGTGACTTAACTGGCTGGAACATCGTAGAAGGGAATGCCTTCTCTGATGAGCATGTCACAGCGAAAGAGGATTGGGGCTGGGGTGGCCCGTTTGACCAGGCAGAAGACCAGATTGATCCTGAGCGTTATCACCTCTGGGGATTCCTTGATTCGAGTGGTGGAGACGCAGCCACAGGTATTTTAGAATCGCAGGCCTTTGAGCTTGGCGGCAATGGTAAGATTGACTTTCTGATTGGCGGGGGTAACAACACCGATCAGCTATCTGTCTCCCTAGTTCGGGATTCGGATGGAAAAGTATTAAAGAAAGCGACAGGAAGAAACCAGGAAACGTACCGACGAGTCAATTGGGATGCTTCTGAGTATGTGGGAGAAAACCTCTTGATTCGCATAACAGATAAGGCGGAAGGGGGCTGGGGTCATTTGAATGTTGATGATGTTAACGTACCAGTGGCTTTAAGCGAAGAAGAGAAACTCCTTCGGCAGCTAAAGGGAATGGAACTGCAAACAGGAAAAGATCTTGATGAGAAAATTGAACTTTATCACGAAGCGGAAGAGGAAATAGAGGAGAAAGAAAAGGCATTCACTTCAATCAAGAACGAATTGATCGGCTTCCTTGAGAAGAAACTAGAATTGAACAAGAAAAAATATACGCTCAGTTCGATCCAGCTCCATTTCTTTGTACAGTATGCGATTGAAGAAACAGGAGCCAATCAACCTTCTGATGCCGGAAAAGTCCAGGATTATGTGATGAAGAGAGTAAACAAACATGCCACAGGGAAAGAAGTTCGCGGTGTCACTGAAAAATACTTGAAATAA
- a CDS encoding carbohydrate ABC transporter permease has product MKGNSSSAKQLTDHDHYKAPSEPSIRKVPPKRKKRRKSQAFQEAMTGYFFLAPALILLGVFLLYPMGAAFYYSFTDFYILKPDDISFIGFENFSYIWQDAQFRQAFWNTVYFSVIVVPVQLAVALGLALLINKKIKFRVFFRTAFFSPVVMSLVVVSILWTFMYNPNEGLINQLLGVIGISPQPFLTSPDQAMNSIIVMSVWQGAGFQMMIFLAGLQNIPNHLYEAADIDGATSWQKFLHVTLPGLKNIALFIFITISIAAFKLLVQPMIMTQGGPLGSTKSLVYHIYETGFNYRDVGYASAMAVVFTMIVLTITIIQRVLIREERG; this is encoded by the coding sequence ATGAAAGGGAATAGTTCTTCTGCGAAACAACTGACCGATCATGATCATTATAAAGCTCCATCTGAACCGTCTATCAGAAAGGTGCCGCCAAAGAGGAAAAAAAGAAGAAAGTCACAGGCTTTCCAAGAAGCTATGACTGGATACTTCTTTCTAGCGCCTGCATTAATTCTTCTGGGAGTATTTCTTTTGTATCCGATGGGGGCTGCTTTCTATTATAGTTTTACAGATTTCTATATTTTAAAACCTGATGATATTTCTTTTATAGGGTTCGAGAATTTCTCTTATATATGGCAGGATGCTCAATTCCGACAAGCTTTTTGGAATACGGTTTACTTTTCTGTCATCGTCGTTCCTGTTCAGCTGGCGGTCGCGTTAGGACTTGCGCTGCTTATTAATAAGAAAATAAAGTTCCGCGTATTTTTCCGAACTGCATTTTTCTCACCTGTAGTGATGTCTCTTGTTGTGGTCTCAATTCTCTGGACGTTTATGTACAATCCCAATGAAGGGTTGATCAATCAGCTGCTCGGGGTCATAGGGATTTCACCACAACCATTTCTTACAAGCCCTGATCAAGCGATGAATTCAATCATTGTAATGTCCGTCTGGCAAGGGGCCGGTTTCCAGATGATGATCTTCCTGGCGGGGCTTCAAAACATTCCGAACCATTTATATGAAGCTGCAGACATTGATGGAGCAACTAGTTGGCAGAAATTTTTACATGTGACTTTGCCAGGTTTGAAAAACATTGCCTTGTTCATTTTTATTACAATCAGTATTGCTGCCTTTAAATTACTTGTTCAGCCGATGATCATGACACAGGGTGGACCGCTTGGATCAACCAAGTCTCTGGTCTATCACATCTATGAAACTGGATTTAACTATAGAGATGTGGGTTATGCATCAGCAATGGCGGTCGTATTTACAATGATTGTACTTACAATCACAATTATTCAGCGTGTGCTCATTCGTGAGGAGAGGGGGTAA
- a CDS encoding GH32 C-terminal domain-containing protein: MIEKRIENDSFFLKEKQSIELIQPASPFLWELDVEIEKGGVFEGRLFGDQETGLRVGIDCEKNSIYVQRDRAEVDFSKEYVCTCQAPLSGDRSSFHLKLLCDHSSVELFVGDGEISMTNLYLPADDYEAKLKVEAVRGTVEVKQSSVFEMTSVWRQNS; encoded by the coding sequence TTGATAGAAAAACGAATTGAAAATGATTCTTTCTTCCTTAAAGAAAAGCAATCCATCGAGCTAATCCAGCCGGCTTCACCTTTTTTATGGGAATTGGATGTAGAAATTGAGAAGGGAGGCGTGTTCGAAGGACGGTTATTCGGAGATCAGGAAACAGGTCTGAGGGTTGGAATTGATTGCGAAAAAAATTCTATATACGTTCAAAGAGACCGGGCGGAAGTTGATTTTTCAAAGGAATATGTTTGTACTTGTCAGGCACCTTTGAGTGGCGATCGTTCGTCCTTCCATCTCAAATTATTATGTGACCACTCCTCGGTCGAATTATTTGTTGGTGATGGAGAAATAAGCATGACGAATTTATACTTACCGGCAGATGATTACGAAGCAAAGTTAAAGGTGGAAGCTGTCCGCGGCACGGTAGAAGTGAAACAATCGTCGGTTTTTGAAATGACATCTGTCTGGAGACAAAACTCTTAA
- a CDS encoding carbohydrate ABC transporter permease: MKRKKRIQGVVLYVSLILLTFIFLFPLVWMLVSSLKDEFQIFKDMKSLKAFLPPAPNEVEGGYLHNYIAAFQRVDLMKYILNSLIYTTGIIIFGLIVNSMAGYALARFRFPLAGFWLGVIIATLIIPPESIFLPLYVLVYDLGWVNTYTGLIVPFIANAFAIFLFRQFFLDFPKELEEAAKIDGCSQIGIFFRIIVPLSKPVFATVAIVLFINHWNDFLWPLVVASDESMRTIQIGLQYFMNEPPIKWGQVMAALTIATVPMLLIFAFLQRYYVQGLTHTGSKN, translated from the coding sequence ATGAAAAGAAAGAAAAGGATTCAGGGAGTCGTCTTATATGTGTCTTTGATTTTACTCACATTCATCTTTCTCTTTCCCTTAGTATGGATGCTTGTTTCATCGCTGAAAGATGAGTTTCAAATTTTCAAGGATATGAAATCACTAAAAGCCTTTTTGCCTCCGGCTCCTAATGAAGTAGAAGGTGGATACCTGCACAATTATATCGCAGCTTTTCAACGTGTAGATCTTATGAAGTACATTTTGAACAGCTTGATTTATACAACAGGCATCATTATCTTTGGGCTTATTGTCAATTCAATGGCTGGTTATGCATTGGCACGGTTCCGCTTTCCCCTGGCTGGTTTCTGGCTTGGAGTCATTATCGCGACCCTGATCATCCCGCCAGAAAGTATCTTCCTGCCCCTCTACGTTTTGGTGTATGACCTTGGGTGGGTAAATACGTACACCGGTTTGATTGTGCCGTTTATCGCGAATGCTTTTGCTATCTTTTTATTCCGTCAGTTTTTTCTCGACTTTCCTAAAGAATTGGAGGAAGCAGCCAAAATTGATGGCTGTTCACAGATCGGAATTTTCTTCAGGATTATTGTACCGCTCTCTAAACCGGTGTTTGCTACTGTGGCGATTGTCTTATTTATCAACCACTGGAATGACTTCCTATGGCCACTTGTTGTAGCTTCAGATGAGAGTATGCGCACAATACAGATTGGACTTCAATACTTCATGAACGAACCACCAATTAAGTGGGGGCAAGTGATGGCTGCTTTAACGATTGCGACTGTACCGATGCTTTTGATTTTTGCATTCCTGCAAAGGTACTACGTACAAGGATTAACACATACTGGTTCAAAAAACTAA